CATTGCGTATTCTGTTGTGACATAGTAATATATAGGATACTTACACTAATCTATTTATCGCCGATTAGTTTGTAATAGTAATTAGCAAATTAGGGTGTGATGAGACTTACGGACTGTGCCACTAAGAGAAGTGGTGGTTCCAGAACTGAGACCAACACTTCTGTTGTAAGTGATAACGGTCTTTCTTGCACCATCTCCGAACAGGAAGatgttgtttttcttcttaGGGATGATAACTTGCTCTCTGTAGATACCGGCCTTAATGTAGATGATGCATCGGCCAGGGTTTTTATCGGGACAAGCGTTAACAGCTTGTTGGACCGAGTTAAACTGTCCGCTTCCATCCTTGGCCACAACAAAGTTAGCTCTGATTCTAGCACCACCACCGCCGCGTCTTCGGCCACGTCCAGCATTTGCCATGAGCTTCCTGTCTGCACCTGAAACCCATGTTGGGAGTCCGGTCTCGTCAATGTCTTCAAGGAGACGACGAGAAGGACCATCTGGGTCAGCCACGGGAGTATCAACGACAGGAGGAGTTTCTTTGTTGACGGGAGCTGCTCCTTTGTCGGAAGGAGAAAAGACTCCGCTTGTCATGTTCTTGAAATCATCGACCTTGACGTTAAGCTTGGCCATCGCGCTGACGACGGTATGGAAGATATCGATAGCATTGCCAGTGAGAATCTTGGAGCTTGCAATGCCTTCTCCAATAGTCTTTCTCAAATCTTCTTCCTGAATATCGTCAAGACAATCGGTTTGGTAATTGTAGACACCGGTTAACCATTGTTTAAGCTGGTCAATTTTGCTACCGATCTGGTTAAGATCTTCACCCATTTCCTCAAGAATGGTACCGAGATCCTCAAGCGCGTACAGGAAAACTTTCTTGCAGTATTCAAGAACGGCTTTATTGTTTGGCGAGATGCTCGAACCCAATTCTCCTTCGGTTTTACCCGTGAAGTTTGATGATTTGGTTAGTGCATCTTGTGTAGCAAGCATGAAGGCCTTGATCAGCTTGTTCGGGTCATCGCTCTTGACCGGCTCAAGAGTTTTGACACATGAGGCTTTGTCGGAAGTACCTTGGCAAATACCTTGAACGGCTTTCATCTGAGGAGACAAGGGAGTGTTACCATTTTTATTAATGATGACAACGACTCCTATGGCTACTCCGACCAATAGGAGAACA
The window above is part of the Brassica napus cultivar Da-Ae chromosome C3, Da-Ae, whole genome shotgun sequence genome. Proteins encoded here:
- the LOC106441917 gene encoding pectinesterase 5 gives rise to the protein MIGKVVVSVASVLLLVGVAIGVVVIINKNGNTPLSPQMKAVQGICQGTSDKASCVKTLEPVKSDDPNKLIKAFMLATQDALTKSSNFTGKTEGELGSSISPNNKAVLEYCKKVFLYALEDLGTILEEMGEDLNQIGSKIDQLKQWLTGVYNYQTDCLDDIQEEDLRKTIGEGIASSKILTGNAIDIFHTVVSAMAKLNVKVDDFKNMTSGVFSPSDKGAAPVNKETPPVVDTPVADPDGPSRRLLEDIDETGLPTWVSGADRKLMANAGRGRRRGGGGARIRANFVVAKDGSGQFNSVQQAVNACPDKNPGRCIIYIKAGIYREQVIIPKKKNNIFLFGDGARKTVITYNRSVGLSSGTTTSLSGTVQVESEGFIAKYIGFKNTAGPNGHQAVAIRVNGDRAVLFNCRFDGFQDTLYVNNGRQFYRNCVISGTVDFIFGKSATVIQNSLIVVRKGNKGQYNTVTADGNEKGLAMKIGIVLQHCRIVPDRKLAAERLTVESYLGRPWKQYSTTVIMNTEIGDLIRPEGWRVWDGENFHKSCRYVEYNNRGPGANTNRRVNWAKIARTAGEVNQFTVANWLSPVNWIQQANVPVTLGF